Proteins encoded in a region of the Paenibacillus sp. E222 genome:
- a CDS encoding sensor histidine kinase — translation MNFIRSLRFKFIVGLTLIMLPLFMLLYYNNVYAMKVVRDQVSLTNMNHLAKSVEQNERVLQETNRYLYSLGERDPDIISLFFLKYGSGDYIIAKQRIMNKFMTDIGFYNLIDSFFLYDAVNDDLLLATSGNYDVKMSIVQESMPVQMQQLEGEIQKPEWSIVRGGTWNALVKTVRINAQFYAGALVDMNALNHPEQFTESGDRGGAVIVGADGGALSDSALNSAQIKLAAAHITGLNNPYQVISEVTSTGNARQYLMLGIPSAMSEMNYIVLLPEEDMMRNLPFFQQIIRLLPIGAAVILITAMIFLRQLLFRPMNVVIRGMRRVSRGELDVRLETPASSELEFVTHSFNQMTSEIQHLKIDVYEEQLRTREAEFKQLQMQINPHFYLNSLNIIHSLASLQKHELVQQMAGHLADYFRFSLRAGKRVIRLDEELQHISHYLEIQKLRFPNKLDFVLDVEPDLGHYVLPPLTIQPFVENAIIHGFQRRKEPFVIRITARKSKTLSDPAPSSVLQLSITDNGVGFEQEILERLQQGQYVEDPGGQHIGIWNVIHRLLVKYGEHAGLQFSNQTEGGAAVHIHMPAQTEEEEGGANAEPVDRG, via the coding sequence ATGAATTTCATCCGTTCACTGCGCTTTAAGTTTATTGTGGGTCTGACATTGATCATGCTGCCATTATTCATGCTGCTCTATTACAACAATGTGTACGCCATGAAAGTTGTGCGTGATCAAGTGTCTCTCACCAATATGAATCATCTTGCAAAAAGTGTGGAGCAGAACGAGCGCGTGCTGCAGGAGACCAATCGGTATTTATACAGTCTGGGCGAGCGAGATCCGGATATTATCTCCCTGTTTTTTCTCAAATATGGCAGCGGCGATTATATTATTGCGAAACAGCGCATTATGAACAAATTCATGACCGATATCGGATTTTATAATCTGATCGATTCATTTTTTCTGTACGATGCTGTGAATGATGATCTGTTGCTCGCTACTTCAGGCAATTATGATGTCAAAATGTCGATTGTGCAGGAGAGCATGCCGGTCCAGATGCAGCAGCTGGAGGGGGAAATTCAGAAGCCGGAGTGGAGCATCGTTCGGGGAGGCACATGGAATGCCTTGGTCAAAACGGTGCGGATCAACGCCCAGTTCTATGCGGGGGCGCTGGTGGACATGAACGCACTGAATCACCCCGAGCAATTCACGGAATCCGGTGACCGGGGAGGTGCAGTCATCGTGGGAGCAGATGGCGGGGCACTGTCCGATTCAGCCCTGAACTCGGCACAAATCAAACTGGCCGCAGCCCATATCACTGGATTGAATAATCCATACCAGGTGATCTCTGAAGTGACATCCACAGGCAATGCACGTCAGTATCTGATGCTTGGCATTCCCTCAGCCATGTCTGAGATGAATTATATTGTGCTGCTGCCCGAGGAGGACATGATGCGAAACCTGCCATTTTTTCAGCAGATCATTCGCCTGCTTCCGATTGGTGCAGCGGTCATCCTGATCACAGCTATGATTTTTCTCAGGCAGCTCCTGTTCCGTCCAATGAATGTGGTCATACGTGGGATGAGGAGGGTTAGCCGAGGAGAACTTGATGTGAGGCTTGAGACGCCGGCTTCATCTGAACTGGAGTTTGTCACGCACAGCTTCAATCAGATGACAAGTGAGATCCAGCATCTGAAGATAGATGTGTATGAGGAGCAATTGCGCACGAGGGAAGCAGAGTTCAAACAATTGCAGATGCAGATTAATCCTCACTTTTACCTGAATTCATTGAATATCATTCATAGCCTGGCTTCGTTGCAAAAGCATGAGCTGGTGCAGCAGATGGCTGGTCATCTGGCAGATTATTTCAGGTTCAGCCTGCGTGCAGGCAAACGTGTCATTCGATTGGATGAAGAATTGCAACATATCAGTCATTATTTGGAGATCCAGAAGCTGAGGTTTCCAAACAAGCTGGATTTCGTTCTGGATGTTGAACCGGATCTTGGGCACTATGTGCTGCCGCCCTTAACGATTCAGCCTTTTGTGGAGAATGCCATTATTCATGGTTTTCAGCGGCGCAAAGAGCCTTTTGTTATTCGCATAACAGCACGCAAGTCGAAAACGTTATCTGATCCTGCACCATCTTCGGTTCTTCAACTTTCGATTACGGATAACGGTGTTGGATTTGAGCAAGAAATACTGGAGCGCCTGCAACAGGGGCAATACGTCGAAGATCCGGGTGGACAGCACATTGGCATCTGGAACGTTATCCA
- a CDS encoding DUF4269 domain-containing protein yields MITTTDVMVHLASGNERQQDAYKVLQSSGLLSILAAYQPYPAGTVPIDIDIPGSDLDLLCEGADLEAFETLVHQQLGGMQGFRCDRGDGRAGQRPYVTCSVDIGNWPVEIFAQSIAVRRQNAYIHMLVEWELLQLWGEAGHREIRKLKLEGCKTEPAFAAVLGLQGDPYDEMLHLAAMSKEELWQWARLRTSFQFE; encoded by the coding sequence ATGATTACAACTACGGATGTAATGGTACATTTGGCCTCGGGGAACGAGCGTCAGCAGGATGCGTATAAGGTACTGCAATCCAGTGGATTGTTGAGCATATTGGCTGCTTACCAGCCTTATCCGGCTGGAACAGTGCCCATTGATATTGATATTCCCGGAAGTGATCTTGATCTATTATGTGAGGGAGCGGATCTGGAGGCGTTCGAAACCTTGGTGCACCAACAACTGGGCGGAATGCAGGGTTTTCGATGCGACCGGGGGGATGGCCGTGCTGGCCAGCGTCCTTATGTGACCTGTAGTGTGGATATTGGAAACTGGCCTGTAGAGATTTTCGCTCAATCCATAGCTGTACGCAGGCAGAATGCTTATATTCATATGCTGGTTGAGTGGGAATTGTTGCAACTCTGGGGTGAAGCAGGACATCGGGAGATTCGCAAACTGAAGCTGGAAGGCTGTAAGACGGAGCCTGCATTCGCTGCGGTCCTGGGACTTCAGGGAGACCCCTATGACGAAATGCTTCATCTGGCCGCTATGAGCAAGGAAGAACTTTGGCAATGGGCCCGCTTGCGTACGTCTTTTCAGTTCGAATAG
- a CDS encoding YwbE family protein translates to MNGQQRVNIKPGLEVDIVLKQDQPTGKLTRGIVKDLLTKSPTHPHGIKVRLTSGQVGRVKQVVTGASE, encoded by the coding sequence ATGAACGGACAACAACGCGTAAATATCAAACCGGGTCTTGAAGTGGATATCGTGCTCAAGCAAGATCAGCCGACAGGCAAACTGACACGTGGTATCGTGAAGGATTTGTTGACCAAATCGCCTACACACCCGCATGGAATCAAAGTACGTTTGACCAGTGGACAGGTGGGGCGCGTGAAACAAGTCGTTACAGGAGCGTCGGAATGA